Proteins encoded together in one Schumannella luteola window:
- the galU gene encoding UTP--glucose-1-phosphate uridylyltransferase GalU has product MAITKAVIPVAGLGTRFLPATKAMPKEMLPVVDRPAIQYVVEEAVGAGLHDVLMVTGRNKTALENHFDRVGELEQVLTAKGDIDKLEKVKHSTDLADVHYVRQGDPKGLGHAVLRAKMHVGHEPFAVLLGDDIIDERDPLLTRMLDVQQQRSTTVIALLEVDPSQTHLYGIATVEPTDESDVVKITGLVEKPAPGEAPSNLAIIGRYVLRPEVFDILEQTPPGKGGEIQLTDALQAMAQGPSWAGGVYGVVFRGRRYDTGDKLDYIKAIIQLASEREDLGSELRPWLRDFAQGLED; this is encoded by the coding sequence ATGGCCATCACGAAAGCCGTCATCCCCGTCGCCGGACTCGGGACGCGCTTCCTGCCCGCGACCAAGGCGATGCCGAAGGAGATGCTCCCCGTCGTCGACCGCCCCGCGATCCAGTACGTGGTGGAGGAGGCCGTCGGGGCCGGGCTGCACGATGTGCTCATGGTCACCGGCCGCAACAAGACGGCGCTCGAGAACCACTTCGACCGCGTCGGCGAGCTCGAGCAGGTGCTGACCGCCAAGGGCGACATCGACAAGCTCGAGAAGGTCAAGCACTCGACCGACCTCGCCGATGTGCACTACGTGCGCCAGGGCGACCCCAAGGGCCTCGGCCATGCGGTGCTGCGCGCCAAGATGCACGTCGGCCACGAGCCCTTCGCGGTGCTGCTCGGCGACGACATCATCGACGAGCGCGACCCGCTGCTCACCCGCATGCTCGACGTGCAGCAGCAGCGCAGCACCACCGTCATCGCGCTGCTCGAGGTGGACCCCTCGCAGACGCACCTCTACGGCATCGCGACCGTCGAGCCGACCGACGAGAGCGACGTGGTGAAGATCACGGGGCTCGTCGAGAAGCCCGCCCCCGGCGAGGCGCCCTCGAACCTGGCGATCATCGGGCGCTACGTGCTGCGGCCCGAGGTCTTCGACATCCTCGAGCAGACGCCCCCGGGCAAGGGCGGCGAGATCCAGCTGACGGATGCGCTGCAGGCCATGGCCCAGGGGCCGTCCTGGGCCGGCGGCGTGTACGGCGTGGTGTTCCGCGGCCGCCGCTACGACACCGGCGACAAGCTCGACTACATCAAGGCGATCATCCAGCTCGCCTCGGAGCGCGAGGACCTCGGCTCCGAGCTGCGACCGTGGCTGCGCGACTTCGCGCAGGGTCTCGAGGACTGA
- a CDS encoding GNAT family N-acetyltransferase: MAIPTLRDGAVTIRPLRLRDARALEAELIGNRSWLRQWEATNPLGPATVDTRSSIRSLLANARAGGGIPFAIDVDDQFVGQLNVSGITYGSLSSASIGYWVAERAAGRGVTPTAVALATDHCFFGLGLHRMEICIRPENAPSLRVVEKLGFRYEGLRRRFIHINGDWRDHFCFALTVEELPQGVLRRWREGRVPASAGRVPDEDRLAAQRPLRFG; this comes from the coding sequence ATGGCGATACCGACACTGCGTGACGGCGCTGTCACGATCAGGCCGCTGCGCCTGCGCGACGCGCGGGCCCTCGAGGCGGAGCTGATCGGCAACCGATCGTGGCTGCGGCAGTGGGAGGCGACGAACCCGCTCGGTCCGGCGACGGTCGACACGCGATCGAGCATCCGCTCGCTGCTCGCCAATGCGCGGGCGGGCGGGGGCATCCCCTTCGCGATCGACGTCGACGACCAGTTCGTCGGTCAGCTCAACGTCTCGGGCATCACCTACGGCTCGCTCTCGTCGGCGTCGATCGGCTACTGGGTCGCCGAGCGCGCGGCGGGGCGCGGGGTGACCCCGACCGCGGTCGCGCTGGCGACGGATCACTGCTTCTTCGGGCTGGGCCTGCACCGCATGGAGATCTGCATCCGGCCGGAGAACGCGCCGAGCCTGCGCGTGGTCGAGAAGCTCGGCTTCCGTTACGAGGGGCTGCGGCGCCGCTTCATCCACATCAACGGCGACTGGCGCGACCACTTCTGCTTCGCGCTCACGGTGGAGGAACTTCCGCAGGGCGTGCTGCGACGCTGGCGCGAGGGTCGAGTGCCGGCGTCGGCCGGACGGGTGCCCGACGAGGACCGGCTCGCGGCGCAGCGTCCGCTGCGCTTCGGCTGA
- the pdxH gene encoding pyridoxamine 5'-phosphate oxidase, producing the protein MTDSLARHDDYDGPPFDESTVAGDPIAQLRRWLADAEAAELPDPNAMVLGTVDSDGAPSSRTVLLKGLDGPDGPALEFVTNGLSRKGRALALEPRVSLVFPWYALRRQVIVDGVAHPAPAELSDAYWATRPRGSQIGGWASRQSQPAADRAELERAVAEAERRFGDVDDVPRPPHWGAWFVVPRSVEFWQGRPSRLHDRLVFERDLPDVEAAPTGEWRLLRRQP; encoded by the coding sequence ATGACCGACTCGCTCGCCCGTCACGACGACTACGACGGACCGCCGTTCGACGAGTCGACGGTGGCGGGCGATCCCATCGCGCAGCTGCGCCGCTGGCTCGCCGACGCGGAGGCGGCCGAGCTGCCCGACCCGAACGCGATGGTGCTCGGCACCGTCGACTCGGATGGCGCCCCGAGCAGCCGCACCGTGCTGCTGAAGGGGCTCGACGGGCCCGACGGCCCCGCTCTCGAGTTCGTGACCAACGGGCTCTCCCGCAAGGGACGCGCTCTCGCTCTCGAGCCGCGAGTCAGTCTGGTCTTCCCCTGGTACGCGCTGCGCCGTCAGGTGATCGTCGACGGCGTCGCCCATCCGGCCCCGGCCGAGCTGAGCGACGCCTACTGGGCGACCCGGCCGCGCGGCTCGCAGATCGGCGGCTGGGCCAGCCGGCAGTCGCAGCCGGCTGCCGACCGCGCCGAGCTCGAGCGGGCCGTCGCCGAGGCCGAGCGGCGCTTCGGCGACGTGGATGACGTGCCGCGTCCGCCGCACTGGGGCGCCTGGTTCGTCGTGCCCCGCTCGGTCGAGTTCTGGCAGGGGCGGCCCTCGCGTCTGCACGACCGTCTCGTGTTCGAGCGCGATCTGCCGGATGTCGAGGCGGCGCCCACGGGGGAGTGGCGGCTGCTGCGGCGACAGCCCTGA
- a CDS encoding recombinase family protein, whose translation MTRVGYIWVGPLEHNADFQRDLLRTKQVDRVFEDVSAHTSTPIRGELTSALEEVGPGDTLVVWRLDRLGSTMSSVLALLELLGKRRVGVATIAEGLDTSGDGGEALLATIAAFTQLDRCLTRERTMAGVYAARARGRVGGRPRALSSTNVERVIMMKEQGATVREIAQEMGTSRATVYRVLETAGAGRDAEERRELTVRFSAPNLDGSDSLATD comes from the coding sequence ATGACGCGCGTCGGATACATCTGGGTCGGCCCTCTCGAGCACAACGCCGACTTCCAGCGCGACCTGCTGCGCACCAAGCAGGTCGACCGCGTCTTCGAGGACGTGAGCGCGCACACCTCCACCCCGATCCGCGGCGAGCTGACCTCGGCGCTCGAGGAGGTCGGCCCCGGCGACACGCTCGTCGTCTGGCGACTCGACCGGCTCGGGTCGACCATGTCGTCGGTGCTCGCCCTGCTCGAGCTGCTGGGCAAGCGCCGGGTCGGCGTCGCGACGATCGCCGAGGGGCTCGACACCTCAGGCGACGGCGGCGAGGCGCTGCTCGCGACGATCGCCGCTTTCACCCAGCTCGACCGCTGCCTCACCCGCGAGCGCACGATGGCGGGGGTCTACGCAGCCCGCGCCCGCGGTCGCGTCGGCGGCCGCCCCCGCGCCCTCTCGTCGACGAACGTCGAGCGCGTGATCATGATGAAGGAGCAGGGGGCCACCGTGCGCGAGATCGCGCAGGAGATGGGCACCTCGCGGGCGACCGTCTACCGCGTGCTCGAGACGGCCGGAGCGGGTCGGGATGCCGAGGAGCGCCGCGAGCTGACGGTGCGCTTCTCCGCGCCGAACCTCGACGGCAGCGATTCGCTCGCCACCGACTGA
- a CDS encoding DeoR family transcriptional regulator, producing MIAAQRRQLILETVHRDGAVSIRALAELLDTSAVTIRRDLDYLDSIGRLTRSHGGAVSGQPLRESPWSEKVGQAAEAKAAIGRAAAELVGEGDVVVIGPGTTTAELARALAGRAGLTVFTNSLLVADILVDSPGNEVVVTGGTLRAGIRALVGDGTTRMLRGLHADFTFLSGNGIDPEFGVSTPNLTVAESDRAMAAAGHQVVALLDHTKFGERAAIQTLPPSAINRLITDQAAPLEATAALSAAGIDVTVVP from the coding sequence GTGATCGCAGCGCAGCGACGACAGCTCATCCTCGAGACGGTGCACCGGGACGGTGCCGTCTCGATCCGCGCGCTCGCCGAGCTGCTCGACACCTCTGCGGTCACCATCCGCCGCGACCTCGACTACCTCGACTCGATCGGCCGGCTCACCCGTTCGCACGGCGGCGCCGTCAGCGGGCAGCCGCTGCGCGAATCCCCGTGGTCGGAGAAGGTCGGTCAGGCCGCCGAGGCGAAGGCGGCGATCGGCCGCGCGGCCGCCGAGCTCGTGGGGGAGGGCGACGTCGTCGTCATCGGTCCCGGCACGACCACCGCCGAGCTGGCGCGCGCGCTGGCGGGCCGAGCGGGGCTGACCGTCTTCACCAACTCGCTGCTCGTGGCCGACATCCTGGTCGACTCGCCCGGCAACGAGGTCGTCGTGACCGGCGGCACGCTGCGCGCCGGCATCCGCGCCCTCGTCGGCGACGGCACGACGCGGATGCTGCGGGGGCTGCACGCCGACTTCACCTTCCTCTCGGGCAACGGCATCGATCCGGAGTTCGGGGTGTCGACGCCGAACCTCACCGTGGCCGAGTCGGACCGCGCGATGGCGGCCGCCGGGCACCAGGTCGTCGCGCTGCTCGACCACACGAAGTTCGGCGAGCGCGCCGCGATCCAGACCCTGCCGCCGAGCGCGATCAACCGGCTGATCACCGATCAGGCGGCGCCGCTCGAGGCGACCGCGGCGCTCTCCGCGGCGGGCATCGACGTGACGGTGGTGCCCTGA
- a CDS encoding ABC transporter substrate-binding protein — translation MALQRTSRGLVAAVGLAAAVGLILTGCTNTGTGSNTSSGSSEQKVKESDGPTCDLATYKGEKIDLKDAVVGFSQSEKEDNPFRIAETQSIKDEAAKAGVKKFIATNAQSTLSKQISDIQDLISQGADVLIVAPLNSDGLEPALSAAREKNIPVITIDRKLNAEACKDYVSFLGSDFVEQGKRAADQLIKGTGGKGKVAILLGSSGNGVTTDRTKGFVDEIKAKGSGIEIVAQQTGEFARDKGQSVTEQLLQSNPEITAIYAENDEMGLGAQAAIIAAGKTPGKDIQIYSIDGTKNAVSQIVAGQYNGVIESNPRFGPLAFTTLKSFLAGDPVGQDVIIEDGEYDADNAATKVDGAY, via the coding sequence ATGGCACTCCAGCGCACCTCGCGCGGCCTGGTCGCCGCCGTCGGCCTCGCGGCAGCGGTCGGACTGATCCTCACCGGTTGCACCAACACCGGCACCGGCTCGAACACCTCCTCCGGCTCGAGCGAGCAGAAGGTCAAGGAGAGCGACGGCCCCACCTGCGACCTCGCCACCTACAAGGGCGAGAAGATCGACCTCAAGGACGCCGTCGTCGGCTTCTCGCAGTCGGAGAAGGAGGACAACCCCTTCCGCATCGCCGAGACGCAGTCGATCAAGGACGAGGCCGCCAAGGCGGGCGTCAAGAAGTTCATCGCGACCAACGCGCAGTCGACGCTCTCGAAGCAGATCAGCGACATCCAGGACCTGATCTCGCAGGGCGCCGACGTGCTCATCGTCGCCCCGCTGAACAGCGACGGCCTCGAGCCGGCCCTGTCGGCGGCCCGGGAGAAGAACATCCCGGTCATCACGATCGACCGCAAGCTCAACGCCGAGGCCTGCAAGGACTACGTCTCGTTCCTCGGATCGGATTTCGTCGAGCAGGGCAAGCGCGCCGCCGACCAGCTCATCAAGGGCACCGGCGGCAAGGGCAAGGTCGCGATCCTGCTCGGCAGCTCGGGCAACGGCGTGACCACCGACCGCACCAAGGGCTTCGTCGATGAGATCAAGGCCAAGGGATCGGGCATCGAGATCGTCGCCCAGCAGACCGGTGAGTTCGCCCGCGACAAGGGCCAGTCGGTGACCGAGCAGCTGCTGCAGTCGAACCCGGAGATCACCGCGATCTACGCCGAGAACGACGAGATGGGCCTCGGCGCCCAGGCCGCGATCATCGCCGCCGGCAAGACCCCGGGCAAGGACATCCAGATCTACTCGATCGACGGCACCAAGAACGCCGTGTCGCAGATCGTCGCCGGGCAGTACAACGGCGTCATCGAGTCGAACCCCCGCTTCGGTCCTCTCGCCTTCACGACCCTGAAGTCGTTCCTCGCGGGCGACCCGGTCGGCCAGGACGTCATCATCGAAGACGGCGAGTACGACGCCGACAACGCGGCCACCAAGGTCGACGGGGCCTACTGA
- a CDS encoding sugar ABC transporter ATP-binding protein, whose protein sequence is MTESSTSNPTGAAPTGAAVGVAPGSGSGSADAPVLQARGVSKRFSGVTALDGIDFTVLPGEAHALMGENGAGKSTLIKVLTGVYQPDDGELALHGEPVRFARPLDAQKSGVSTIYQEVNLIPLMSVAQNIFLGREPRGLLGLIDHRRMYADARELLGTYGIQVDVRRPLRSLALGVQQMVALARAVSINARVVIMDEPTSSLETAEVETLFRVIGMLRAQGIAVVYVSHRMDEIYRVCEKVTVLRDGKVVHVGDLTDLPRVELVSKMLGRSVDAVAKGGATSFSEDSHVSEATPVLTATDLSRRHQIDGVGLTIRPGEVVGLGGLLGAGRSETLKGISGVMQLDRGSVVIDGQTVRSGSVPAAIRAGIVMLPEDRKAEGIIPGLSVRDNIVLAALPRLSKAGFSSRKNQDAVVDVFMKRLRIKASSPDQPVSELSGGNQQKVMIARWLAMSPKVLLLDEPTRGIDVGAKAEVQALIDELAREGLAIVLVSSELEEVVEGADRVVVLRDGQVVTELTGDQVDEKHLLDAIAGDGAASVVGADAPITTTSKEERA, encoded by the coding sequence GTGACGGAGTCGTCCACCTCGAACCCGACCGGCGCGGCCCCGACCGGCGCGGCCGTCGGCGTCGCCCCCGGCTCCGGCAGCGGATCCGCCGACGCCCCGGTGCTGCAGGCGCGCGGCGTCTCGAAGCGCTTCTCGGGTGTGACCGCGCTCGACGGCATCGACTTCACGGTGCTGCCCGGCGAGGCGCACGCCCTCATGGGCGAGAACGGCGCCGGCAAGTCGACCCTGATCAAGGTGCTCACCGGCGTCTACCAGCCCGACGACGGCGAGCTCGCCCTGCACGGCGAGCCGGTGCGCTTCGCCCGCCCGCTCGATGCGCAGAAGTCGGGGGTGTCGACCATCTACCAGGAGGTCAACCTGATCCCCCTGATGTCGGTGGCGCAGAACATCTTCCTCGGCCGCGAGCCCCGCGGCCTCCTGGGGCTCATCGACCACCGCCGCATGTACGCGGATGCGCGCGAGCTTCTCGGCACCTACGGCATCCAGGTGGATGTGCGGCGTCCGCTGCGCAGCCTGGCCCTCGGCGTGCAGCAGATGGTCGCGCTCGCCCGCGCGGTGAGCATCAACGCCCGCGTCGTGATCATGGACGAGCCGACCTCCTCGCTCGAGACCGCCGAGGTCGAGACCCTGTTCCGGGTCATCGGCATGCTGCGGGCGCAGGGCATCGCGGTCGTCTACGTCAGCCACCGCATGGACGAGATCTACCGCGTCTGCGAGAAGGTCACCGTGCTGCGCGACGGCAAGGTCGTGCACGTCGGCGACCTCACGGACCTGCCGCGCGTCGAGCTCGTGTCGAAGATGCTCGGCCGCAGCGTCGACGCCGTCGCGAAGGGCGGCGCGACCTCGTTCAGCGAGGACTCGCACGTGAGCGAGGCGACGCCGGTGCTCACCGCGACCGACCTCAGCCGACGGCACCAGATCGACGGCGTCGGACTCACCATCCGCCCCGGCGAGGTCGTCGGCCTCGGCGGACTGCTCGGCGCGGGCCGCTCGGAGACCCTCAAAGGCATCTCGGGCGTCATGCAGCTCGATCGCGGCTCGGTCGTGATCGACGGGCAGACCGTGCGATCGGGCTCGGTGCCCGCCGCGATCCGCGCCGGCATCGTCATGCTGCCCGAGGACCGCAAGGCCGAGGGCATCATCCCCGGACTGTCGGTGCGCGACAACATCGTGCTCGCCGCCCTGCCGCGCCTGTCGAAGGCCGGCTTCAGCTCGCGCAAGAACCAGGACGCCGTCGTCGACGTCTTCATGAAGCGGCTGCGCATCAAGGCCTCGAGCCCCGATCAGCCCGTCTCCGAGCTCTCCGGAGGCAATCAGCAGAAGGTCATGATCGCCCGCTGGCTCGCCATGAGCCCCAAGGTGCTGCTGCTCGACGAGCCCACCCGCGGCATCGACGTCGGCGCGAAGGCCGAGGTGCAGGCGCTCATCGACGAGCTCGCCAGGGAAGGACTCGCGATCGTGCTGGTCTCGAGCGAGCTCGAGGAGGTCGTCGAGGGCGCCGACCGCGTGGTCGTGCTGCGCGACGGTCAGGTCGTGACCGAGCTGACCGGCGACCAGGTCGACGAGAAGCACCTGCTGGATGCGATCGCCGGCGACGGTGCCGCCTCGGTCGTGGGCGCGGACGCCCCGATCACCACCACGAGCAAGGAGGAGCGCGCATGA
- a CDS encoding ABC transporter permease, with translation MSSVTIRLPRQGAGLALLQKYGVYLAIVLILVANLIVTPNFFTIDNLRTQLVQVVPVLIVALGMALVIGTEGIDLSVGAAMAMAAAVLPLYIGYGFVPALIIALVAALVIGLTNGVLVAFVGVQPIVATLSLMVAGRGLALLVAGEQLRPVIDPTVLALGRGTVFGVPWAVLIAAALVAIIAVLVNRTTFGKQLVAVGGNRRAAELAGLPVKRILLVIYLVCAVLAAVAGIIGTARLAASVPSTIGNLIELSAITAVVVGGTPLSGGQVKIAGTVAGALLLQIITATLVKHNVPDAYSQIIQAAIIIVAVYIQRGKVFTK, from the coding sequence ATGAGCTCGGTGACCATCCGGCTGCCCCGTCAGGGCGCGGGCCTGGCTCTGCTGCAGAAGTACGGCGTCTACCTGGCGATCGTGCTCATCCTCGTGGCGAACCTCATCGTCACGCCGAACTTCTTCACGATCGACAACCTGCGCACCCAGCTCGTGCAGGTGGTGCCGGTGCTCATCGTCGCGCTCGGCATGGCGCTCGTGATCGGCACCGAGGGCATCGACCTCTCGGTCGGCGCAGCGATGGCGATGGCCGCGGCGGTGCTGCCGCTCTACATCGGCTACGGCTTCGTGCCGGCGCTCATCATCGCTCTCGTCGCGGCGCTCGTGATCGGCCTCACGAACGGCGTGCTCGTCGCCTTCGTCGGGGTGCAGCCGATCGTGGCGACGCTGTCGCTCATGGTCGCCGGCCGCGGTCTCGCACTGCTCGTCGCGGGGGAGCAGCTGCGCCCCGTGATCGATCCGACCGTGCTCGCGCTCGGCCGCGGCACCGTCTTCGGGGTTCCCTGGGCGGTGCTCATCGCGGCCGCGCTCGTCGCGATCATCGCGGTGCTCGTGAACCGCACCACCTTCGGCAAGCAGCTCGTCGCCGTCGGCGGCAACCGCCGCGCCGCCGAGCTCGCGGGTCTGCCGGTGAAGCGCATCCTGCTCGTCATCTACCTCGTCTGCGCCGTGCTCGCCGCGGTCGCCGGCATCATCGGCACCGCACGTCTCGCGGCCTCGGTGCCGTCGACGATCGGCAACCTGATCGAGCTGTCGGCGATCACGGCGGTCGTCGTCGGCGGCACGCCGCTGAGCGGCGGCCAGGTCAAGATCGCCGGCACCGTGGCGGGAGCCCTGCTGCTGCAGATCATCACGGCGACGCTCGTGAAGCACAACGTGCCCGACGCGTACTCGCAGATCATCCAGGCCGCGATCATCATCGTCGCTGTCTACATCCAGCGTGGAAAGGTCTTCACGAAATGA
- a CDS encoding ABC transporter permease: MTAIEPSAGPASSSQLARERAVGAVQSFGAPIVLVIVVVVASLSFPTFFTATNLTNILLQSSFLLIVGIGMTFVIVTGGIDLSVGSVFALGGVLAAYASQWGWVAALVVPLVVGALIGAIQGALVAWGGMAPFIVTLAGLLAVRGVVLAITNGGSTTPLITDPVLKGIGQGGIAGIEWPVIIGLVLLVIGIVLLTRSRTGQGVVAVGGSENASTLMGLPVARVKMSVYVLSGIMAALAGALNAAYTSSGVPVVGVGMELSAISAVVIGGTLLTGGKGSLIGTLAGVLLLGVIQNIINQVGSLTSSVQSIVSGGFLAVVVIIQTVLSRQQRL; the protein is encoded by the coding sequence ATGACCGCCATCGAGCCCAGCGCGGGCCCCGCGTCGTCGTCGCAGCTCGCCCGCGAGCGCGCCGTCGGCGCGGTGCAGTCCTTCGGCGCGCCGATCGTGCTGGTGATCGTCGTGGTCGTGGCGTCGCTGTCGTTCCCGACGTTCTTCACCGCGACGAACCTGACCAACATCCTGCTGCAGTCGTCGTTCCTGCTGATCGTCGGCATCGGCATGACCTTCGTGATCGTGACCGGCGGGATCGACCTCTCGGTCGGCTCGGTCTTCGCCCTCGGCGGCGTGCTGGCCGCCTACGCCTCGCAATGGGGATGGGTGGCGGCACTGGTCGTGCCGCTCGTCGTCGGCGCCCTCATCGGGGCGATCCAGGGCGCGCTCGTCGCCTGGGGAGGCATGGCGCCGTTCATCGTGACTCTCGCCGGTCTGCTGGCCGTGCGCGGCGTCGTGCTCGCGATCACGAACGGCGGATCGACGACGCCGCTCATCACCGACCCCGTGCTCAAGGGCATCGGCCAGGGCGGCATCGCCGGCATCGAGTGGCCGGTGATCATCGGCCTCGTGCTGCTCGTGATCGGGATCGTGCTGCTCACCCGCTCGCGCACCGGCCAGGGCGTGGTCGCCGTCGGCGGGTCGGAGAACGCATCCACGCTGATGGGCCTTCCCGTCGCGCGCGTGAAGATGTCGGTCTACGTGCTGAGCGGCATCATGGCGGCGCTCGCCGGAGCGCTCAACGCGGCCTACACCTCATCGGGCGTGCCGGTCGTCGGCGTCGGGATGGAGCTGTCGGCGATCTCGGCCGTCGTCATCGGCGGCACGCTGCTGACCGGCGGCAAGGGCTCGCTCATCGGAACGCTCGCCGGAGTGCTGCTTCTCGGCGTGATCCAGAACATCATCAACCAGGTCGGATCGCTGACCTCGTCGGTGCAGTCGATCGTCTCGGGCGGCTTCCTCGCCGTGGTCGTGATCATCCAGACGGTGCTCTCGCGACAGCAGAGGCTGTAG
- a CDS encoding nitroreductase family deazaflavin-dependent oxidoreductase, with protein sequence MLPRALRPAVAWFSRTKLFRTVGPSVMPGFEKALTVATGGRVISSGLIVPSLELHTTGARSGELRSVKLMCCPTRGGWYVTGSNFARERHPGWTANLLAHPDAAVTINLVTVPVRASLVPDDRREDVWTELEANWPGYRGYERTAQRELRIFKLEPALDREVV encoded by the coding sequence ATGCTCCCTCGCGCTCTCCGTCCCGCCGTCGCCTGGTTCTCGCGCACGAAGCTGTTCCGCACGGTCGGTCCGAGCGTCATGCCCGGCTTCGAGAAGGCGCTCACCGTCGCGACCGGCGGCCGCGTGATCTCGAGCGGACTCATCGTCCCCTCGCTCGAGCTGCACACGACCGGGGCTCGCAGCGGGGAACTCCGCTCGGTCAAGCTCATGTGCTGCCCGACGCGCGGCGGCTGGTACGTGACGGGCAGCAACTTCGCCCGCGAGCGGCATCCGGGCTGGACGGCGAACCTGCTCGCCCACCCCGACGCCGCGGTCACGATCAACCTCGTCACCGTCCCGGTGCGCGCCTCGCTCGTGCCCGACGATCGACGCGAGGACGTCTGGACCGAGCTGGAGGCGAACTGGCCCGGCTACCGCGGCTACGAGCGCACTGCCCAGCGCGAGCTGCGCATCTTCAAGCTCGAGCCGGCGCTCGACCGGGAAGTGGTGTGA